Proteins encoded together in one Nitrospinota bacterium window:
- a CDS encoding response regulator encodes MPSKILVVDDEPDFCEALRDLLKGNGFSVTEAYDGEQALAAYKRERPDVVLL; translated from the coding sequence ATGCCAAGTAAAATTTTAGTGGTAGACGACGAGCCTGATTTCTGCGAGGCGCTTCGAGACTTGCTAAAGGGCAATGGCTTCAGCGTTACTGAGGCCTACGACGGCGAACAAGCCCTGGCGGCCTACAAACGGGAGAGGCCCGATGTGGTGCTGCTCG